Within Flavobacterium pisciphilum, the genomic segment TTCAATTTGAGATTTTTTCTTTCCTTCAGCTGGTTCATTGATTGGAAATTTGATTCTCCCGTTTCCGTTGCTCATTACTTTACTCATTAAGGCAGAGTATTCAGTATTGATTTGTTTGTCATCAAAGGATAAGAAATTCACAAATCCCATAACGTCTTCGTAGAATTTTACCCAAGTATTCATTTCGTTCCAACCTACATTCCCTACCATATGATCAATGTATTTTAATCCAGTTGGTTCAGGGTTATAGTCAGATTTCCATTCTTTGTAACCTGGTAAGAAAACACCATTGTAGTTTTTTCTTTCTACAAAAATATGAACGGTTTCTCCATAAGTGTAGATTCCTGAACGTACTACTTCTCCAAATTCGTCTTTTTCAACAGTTGGTTCCATAAATGAACGAGCTCCACGTTTCATAGTTTCCTCATAAGCGCTTCTTGCATCTTCAACCCAAAGTGCAGCAACTTTTACTCCATCACCATGTTTTTTAAGATGTTCATGAATTGGTGAATCTTGTGTCAATGGAGTAGTTAAAACAATTCTGATTTTGTCTTGTTTCAACACATAAGATGCTTTGTCTTTTACCCCAGTTTCCAATCCTGCATAAGCTAATGATTGATAACCAAAAGCTGTTTTGTAATAATGTGCAGATTGTTTTGCATTTCCTACGTAGAATTCTACATAATCTGTTCCTAATAATGGAAGGAAGTCTTGTGCTCCTTCAAAGATTTTTTCTAAACCGTATTCTACTGATTTTACTTCTTTTGACATGATTTTTTTAATTTGAAAATGTGTCAATTAGAAAATTTGATACTGTGCGCATAGATAGGATTATCTTACGAACATATTTTCTAATTTTTCATTTTTGATGTTGATATTATTTTATTTAAAATTTTTAAAATTTCTGGCAGATCATTTAATAAACCGGTACAATTTGGATATTCTTTGTGCGCTTCACATAAGAATAGCCAATATTCAGTTTCATCAGCTTCTTTTAATTGCTAATTTATTCTGTCCAGGATTTGTAATATTGTCCATCGTCTAATCCCATTGCTTCTTCAGTTACCATTAACGGACGGAAAGTATCGACCATTACTGCTAATTCTTGGGTTTCTTTATGACCAATACTACGTTCCATCGCACCTGGTGCTGGACCATGTGGAATTCCTTTTGGATGTAAAGTAATATGACCTTGTTCTATATTATTACGGCTCATAAAATCACCATCTACATAATATAGTACTTCGTCTGAATCGATGTTACTATGGTTATAAGGTGCTGGAATTGCTTTTGGATGATAATCGTAAAGCCTTGGGCAGAATGAACAAACAACAAAAGTTGCTGTTTCGAAAGTTTGATGTACTGGTGGTGGTTGGTGAACGCGCCCAGTTATAGGTTCAAAATTATGAATTGAGAATCCGTACGGAAAATTGTAACCGTCCCAACCCACAACGTCAAAAGGATGTGTGGCATAAACTACTTCGTGTATCATGCCTTCTTTTTTGATTTTAATTAAAAAATCACCTTTTTCGTCATGTGTTTCTAATTCATTAGGCAGGATAAAATCACGTTCGCAAAATGGCGAATGTTCTAAGTGCTGACCTGATTGGTTTTTATAACGTTTAGGAGTATAAAATGGAGAATAGGATTCGACATAAAAAAGACGGTTGTCTTCAGTTTCAAACTCTATTTGGTAAATAATACCTCTTGGAATAATTAAGTAGTCACCATATTCAAAAGGAATGTTTCCTAACATGGTTCTTAACTTTCCTTTTCCTTTATGGATAAAAAGCATTTCATCGGCGTCAGCATTTTTATAGTAATACTTTCTTAATGATTCTTTTGGAGCTGCCAATCCAATGATGCAGTCTTTATTGACTAGCATTGCTTTTCGGCTATCTAGAAAGTCATTTTCTGGTTTTAATTCAAACCCTTTAAAAAGCAATGATTTTATGTTTTTTCCAATTGCAATTTTTGGCTCAACAGAATAAGAATTTAAAATTTCTTTAACCTGTGTTGGTCTGTGAACATGATAGGATAATGACGAATGTCCGTGAAAACCTTCGGTTCCAAATAATTGCTCGTAATAAAGTCCACCGTTCGGTTTTTCGAACTGAGTATGTCTTTTTTGAGGAAAACTTCCTAGTTTATGATATAATGGCATGGCTTTTCAATTAGATAATTTTGAATTAGATAATTAGAAAATATGAATTGTGCGAACAGATAATTAGTTTATTTTCTAATTGACCAATTACCCCCAATTCGAAACCATTACTCCGGATTTCTCTTAATAAGGAATTGTAAATAATCTAATAAACCTGCCCATTTTGTTTTCATTATAACAAATGTCGTAATTTTTATTGAATTAAATTGAAATTAAAACACAAAACCTATTTTAAACCAAGTGTAGCCTTTTGTGTTCTCGGGAGACCAAGAATATTTTACTTCTATAGGGCCTAACATTGTTTCTAAACCGTAACCTACAGCGTAGCCTGTATACTTTGGTACAGATATCCATTCAACACCTTCAAAAATGTTGTCTCCAAGGTTTGCGAAGTTAGCAGCGAAATTAATATGATTTTTTTTGAAAATCTCATAATCAAAAGTTATATCGGTTTTTATGAGGCTATTTCCTGCAGCACTTAGAAAATCATATCCGTAGAAATAATTAAAATTATCTAATTTTTGATAGCCGTATCCTCCCATAACATAGTTGAAAAAAGGGACACTTGTTTGTCCAAAAGTTAAACCTGCATTGGCTTTAAATACGATGGTAGCTCTGTTGAATATTGTTTTAGCAATACCAATTTCTGCTTTTGCAGTAGAGAAAGGTTCAAATGTTTTTGTGTAATTAGATGAAAATAAATAAGATTGAATATTACCTGAAAACCCCCATCCTCTTTTAGGGAAATCTTTGTTATCGAAACTGTCATAATTCATATAGCCAAATAAACTAAAATAGCTGCTTTTGTCGATATTAGAGTCGATAGTGGTTGATGTCTTCGAATTTATTTTTAAATATTTATACTCAACTCCACCACCAATTAAGAATTTTTGAACAAAAATACTTTGAAAATAAGCTTCATTAGTTATATCCATAAAATCAACATTAACTAAATTTTGGTCTATGCTCTTGCTAAGGGGATTACTTAATTCGGAGGTTATGTTTCGGTTAAATTGTGATAATCTTGATTTGAATCCAAAGCTAATATTGAATCCATTCTCGATATAATAGTCTAAATTGTATCTAAAATTATCTCCTAAAATTATATCTAATGAAGTAATGTCATTTTTAAAAAGTGTTTTTTTATGGGTTAGATTTACTAAAATTGCACTTTTGTATAGGCCATCATAGTGTAAACCAAACTTTAGATAGGTTTGCGTTGGATTTTCTTTTAATGTTAAATTTAGGTCGTCTCTAGAGTTATTAGGATCTAATGAATAGGAAATGGCACTAAAGTTTTGAGTGGCATTAATATTATTGACTCCTTTTATAAGATCAGCATAAGTTATTTTTGATCCAGCCTTAAAACGTAGTTTACTTGTTATGTATTCGTCAGTATAATTGTCTAAATGATTGCAATTTATATTTTCTATTTTTAGGGTGTCAGAAGCAACTTTTAATTCTGGTTTTTTATAATAGCCTTGCTTTTCGACTAACGCTTTGATTTTTTCATAAACTGAAAAAGTAGCATCTTCTCCTCTGCGAATAATTTGTTCCCCTTTGTCAAATGAGATTACACCATATTCTTTAATATCAGGTTTGATATAAATATCGGTATTTTTTATTTTTCTCTTCATCTTATCGATAGATTGAAGATTGGTAATTTGAACTAATATACGGGTAGCATCTTTAAGTTTATGTCGGTCTAGCAAATCATCTTGTACATCGACACCTATGATAATATCTGCTCCTAAATTTCGTACTTCTTTTATGGGATAATTATTTACAACTCCTCCATCTACAAGAAGTTTTCCGTCTATCTCTACAGGTGAGAATAAGGAAGGAAATGCAGCACTGGCAATCATAGCTTGTGCCAAATTACCTTTGTTTAGCAATACTTGTTCGCCAGTTTCAATATTAGTACCGATACATAAAAATGGAGTAGGTAATTTATTAAAATCTCTAATATGTCTTACATTTCGAGTTAGACTGCTTAATAAATTATAGTTATACATCCCTTTAGAAAGAGCCTCGGGAATACCAATTTTAAAATTACTAAAAGGTAAAATTACAGCATATAATTCGTCATTCCTTTTTTCGTAAAAGTTTTTAGATGATCTTGGGATATAATCATTTATTAAATCATCGAAGTTTGTTCTTTTAAAAATAGAATCAATCTGAGTAGCACTGTATCCAGATGCGTATAGACCTCCAATGATTGACCCCATACTGGTACCGCCTATAAAATCTATTTTTACCCCAGCTTCTTCTAGTACTTTTAAGACACCAATATGAGCAAATCCTTTAGCACCACCACCACTTAATACTAGTCCTATTTTCGGACGATATAAACTGTCACCAATCGTTTTTTTTATAGTGTCTTGTGCAAATGTGTTTTGTGTGTACCCAAATAATAGCAATATTGCTAATGTTTTTATGCCCCAGATGGGAATGGAAATTTGCGACTGAATAAGAGTTGTTTTTTCTGGTAAAATTAGAGCGACCCATGAAGCTCCTTTTTTTGTAGTAGAAAAAATGCTTTTTAATCGAGTGTTTATATTGAACAGCTGGGTGAGGCTCATAGAAATAGCTGGTTTGTTTTGTAAAAGTCGGGAATTTTATTGAATTCTATATGTCATTCTTGTTTTAATAACATTATTTTTTTAATAACGTTAGGTTTTTATTTTTATCGAATTTCCAGATATCTGTATGCCATCGTGCACCTCCTCGACAACTTGAAAGGAGTGTTTTCTCTTTTTTGTTTACTTGTATGTCGCAAAATTCATCACATTTTGAACTATAGTTTGAAGGGATTCTTAATTTTTTAAAATAGTTACTCTCAGGGTTATATGTGAATATTTGGTA encodes:
- the hppD gene encoding 4-hydroxyphenylpyruvate dioxygenase, which gives rise to MSKEVKSVEYGLEKIFEGAQDFLPLLGTDYVEFYVGNAKQSAHYYKTAFGYQSLAYAGLETGVKDKASYVLKQDKIRIVLTTPLTQDSPIHEHLKKHGDGVKVAALWVEDARSAYEETMKRGARSFMEPTVEKDEFGEVVRSGIYTYGETVHIFVERKNYNGVFLPGYKEWKSDYNPEPTGLKYIDHMVGNVGWNEMNTWVKFYEDVMGFVNFLSFDDKQINTEYSALMSKVMSNGNGRIKFPINEPAEGKKKSQIEEYLDFYGGPGIQHIAIATDDIIKTVSDLKSRGVEFLSAPPHTYYQAIPERLGVHMDMMKEDLNEIEKLAIMVDADEDGYLLQIFTKPVQDRPTLFFEIIQRMGAKGFGAGNFKALFESIEREQELRGTL
- a CDS encoding homogentisate 1,2-dioxygenase, whose protein sequence is MPLYHKLGSFPQKRHTQFEKPNGGLYYEQLFGTEGFHGHSSLSYHVHRPTQVKEILNSYSVEPKIAIGKNIKSLLFKGFELKPENDFLDSRKAMLVNKDCIIGLAAPKESLRKYYYKNADADEMLFIHKGKGKLRTMLGNIPFEYGDYLIIPRGIIYQIEFETEDNRLFYVESYSPFYTPKRYKNQSGQHLEHSPFCERDFILPNELETHDEKGDFLIKIKKEGMIHEVVYATHPFDVVGWDGYNFPYGFSIHNFEPITGRVHQPPPVHQTFETATFVVCSFCPRLYDYHPKAIPAPYNHSNIDSDEVLYYVDGDFMSRNNIEQGHITLHPKGIPHGPAPGAMERSIGHKETQELAVMVDTFRPLMVTEEAMGLDDGQYYKSWTE
- a CDS encoding patatin-like phospholipase family protein, whose product is MSLTQLFNINTRLKSIFSTTKKGASWVALILPEKTTLIQSQISIPIWGIKTLAILLLFGYTQNTFAQDTIKKTIGDSLYRPKIGLVLSGGGAKGFAHIGVLKVLEEAGVKIDFIGGTSMGSIIGGLYASGYSATQIDSIFKRTNFDDLINDYIPRSSKNFYEKRNDELYAVILPFSNFKIGIPEALSKGMYNYNLLSSLTRNVRHIRDFNKLPTPFLCIGTNIETGEQVLLNKGNLAQAMIASAAFPSLFSPVEIDGKLLVDGGVVNNYPIKEVRNLGADIIIGVDVQDDLLDRHKLKDATRILVQITNLQSIDKMKRKIKNTDIYIKPDIKEYGVISFDKGEQIIRRGEDATFSVYEKIKALVEKQGYYKKPELKVASDTLKIENINCNHLDNYTDEYITSKLRFKAGSKITYADLIKGVNNINATQNFSAISYSLDPNNSRDDLNLTLKENPTQTYLKFGLHYDGLYKSAILVNLTHKKTLFKNDITSLDIILGDNFRYNLDYYIENGFNISFGFKSRLSQFNRNITSELSNPLSKSIDQNLVNVDFMDITNEAYFQSIFVQKFLIGGGVEYKYLKINSKTSTTIDSNIDKSSYFSLFGYMNYDSFDNKDFPKRGWGFSGNIQSYLFSSNYTKTFEPFSTAKAEIGIAKTIFNRATIVFKANAGLTFGQTSVPFFNYVMGGYGYQKLDNFNYFYGYDFLSAAGNSLIKTDITFDYEIFKKNHINFAANFANLGDNIFEGVEWISVPKYTGYAVGYGLETMLGPIEVKYSWSPENTKGYTWFKIGFVF